From a single Nicotiana tomentosiformis chromosome 2, ASM39032v3, whole genome shotgun sequence genomic region:
- the LOC138905259 gene encoding microtubule-associated protein 70-2-like encodes MAKTSKIVPQKEKASSSRPSDDKAPVEPSVHDYVPGPCILKTDFKAISRFQVDLSQCEAELQKVSGEIDALRLLCSQKDEAIKDLQADLAKVHEEGVKLDKQAEVKSSKGLADKSIVVYWADAEAAQMEARAAAKAADTRAHCVKQKGSVQAKKIEELETRLAEAKAKVESSKVLADKSIAIYRANAEAAQIEARATAKAADTRAHWVAELAKCRSRRETLEKIHG; translated from the exons atggcgaaaacttccaaaatcgtacctcagaaggaaaaagcctcttcctcacggccgtctgatgataaggcaccggtggagccgtcagttcatgactatgttcctggcccaTGCATTTTGAAAACCGATTTTAAG gccattagtaggtttcaagtcgatcttagccagtgtgaggccgagctccAGAAGGTCTCAGGTGAGATAGATGCCCtacggcttctttgcagccaaaaggacgaggctataaaggacctccaagcggatttggctaaggtccatGAAGAAGGGGTCAagctcgataagcag gcggaggttaaATCGTCGAAAGGCTTGGCGGATAAATCCATTGTTGTATATTgggctgatgctgaggctgctcagatggaggcccggGCAGCGGCGAAggccgccgatactcgagctcattg tgtcaagcaaaaggggtcggttcaagctaagaagattgaggagcttgaaacacgacttgctgaggctaaggcgaaGGTTGAATCGTCGAAAGTCTTGGCAGATAAGTCCATTGCTATATATCGGGCtaatgctgaggctgctcagataGAGGCCCGGGCAACGGCGAAGGCTGCCgatactcgagctcattgggttgccgaacttgctaagtgtaggtctcggagggagaccctcgagaagATACACGGTTGA